One Denticeps clupeoides chromosome 12, fDenClu1.1, whole genome shotgun sequence genomic window carries:
- the LOC114801097 gene encoding adenosine receptor A1, translating into MSYPPGIEPWEHVDMMYISIESTIALASVMGNMLVVLVVGVNRNLRDPTFCFIVSLALADIAVGALVIPLAVVVSLGLKTHFYTCLFFSCLLLIITQSSILSLLAIALDRYLRVKIPTRYNIIVTQRRAWGAVCVCWLLSALTGVVPMFGWHNQATDGNLTTALITCKFTSVMSMGYMVYFNFFGWVVVPLTIMIGLYAAIFHIIRRQLNRRAEATANADKYYRKELKLAQSLALVVFLFVLCWLPLHIMNCVLYFCPQYHVPKSAMYTGIFMSHVNSALNPMVYAFRIQRFRATLIQIARRCMLCKAAEASPCQASPPPICEKTPVDL; encoded by the exons ATGTCTTACCCTCCAGGAATAGAGCCATGGGAGCATGTGGACATGATGTATATATCTATTGAGAGCACCATCGCCCTGGCTTCAGTGATGGGAAATATGCTCGTTGTCCTGGTGGTGGGTGTCAACCGCAACCTGCGAGACCCCACATTCTGCTTCATAGTGTCGCTGGCGCTGGCTGATATTGCTGTGGGTGCTTTGGTCATTCCCCTGGCTGTGGTGGTCAGCCTGGGACTGAAGACACACTTTTACACTTGCCTCTTCTTCTCCTGCCTGCTTCTCATCATCACTCAGAGCTCCATCCTTTCCCTGCTTGCCATAGCCCTCGACCGATATCTGAGGGTCAAGATTCCTACTAG GTACAACATCATTGTGACACAAAGACGAGCGTGGGGGGCGGTGTGTGTTTGCTGGTTGCTGTCTGCACTGACTGGAGTGGTGCCCATGTTTGGTTGGCACAACCAAGCAACAGATGGGAACTTAACCACGGCCCTCATAACCTGCAAGTTCACCTCTGTCATGAGCATGGGCTACATGGTTTATTTCAATTTCTTCGGCTGGGTGGTGGTGCCTCTTACCATCATGATAGGCCTATATGCAGCCATTTTCCACATCATACGTCGGCAGCTCAATCGCCGTGCCGAGGCCACAGCCAATGCCGACAAATATTACCGCAAGGAGTTGAAACTGGCCCAGTCATTGGCACTGGTAGTCTTTCTGTTTGTTCTATGTTGGCTGCCATTGCACATCATGAACTGTGTCCTATACTTCTGCCCACAGTACCACGTGCCAAAGAGTGCCATGTACACGGGCATCTTCATGTCTCATGTCAACTCAGCCCTTAACCCCATGGTGTATGCTTTCCGTATTCAGCGGTTCCGGGCCACGCTCATCCAGATCGCCCGCCGATGCATGCTCTGCAAGGCAGCAGAGGCCAGCCCATGCCAAGCCAGCCCACCACCCATCTGTGAGAAGACCCCTGTGGatctataa
- the rplp2 gene encoding 60S acidic ribosomal protein P2 yields the protein MRYVAAYLLAVLGGNTSPSSKDIKNILGSVGIEADDERLNKVISELNGKDINEVMNAGLSKLASVPAGGAVVASAATAAAGGGGATAAGDAPAAEEKKEEKKEESEESDEDMGFGLFD from the exons ATGCGTTACGTGGCCGCTTACCTTCTGGCTGTGCTGGGCGGCAACACCAGCCCTTCTTCCAAGGATATCAAGAACATCTTGGGAAGTGTGGGAATCGAGGCTGACGATGAGCGTCTTAACAAG GTCATCAGCGAGCTCAACGGCAAAGACATCAATGAAGTAATGAATGCAG gccTCTCTAAGTTAGCCTCCGTGCCAGCAGGTGGTGCTGTGGTGGCTtctgctgccactgctgctgctggtggtggaggagcCACTGCTGCTGGGGATGCCCCTGCTG CGGAagagaaaaaggaggagaagaaggaagaaTCAGAGGAGTCAGATGAAGACATGGGCTTTGGCCTCTTTGATTAA
- the LOC114800978 gene encoding uncharacterized protein LOC114800978, which produces MITSCIFFTHCVPRRCFVMLSDKWVHQVSIASYLSSSSCRLWLAAVIFSPNCRRSTPQSACHNKALQEKAVSLHQAGCYEVVRSILRTLDPDLKTSFLLRSPRVDLLPPLHHLSRRFPAGAAGAPCTSMDPWPDPTGFSFLLSPQLALDPDTRPPLQSQRGSTLEYRRDPVDETLSSSSICHLAVKEQEKVEGDAQHSGVAWPHTVYVFINPALSRHSVGRHFFLI; this is translated from the exons ATGATTACTTCGTGCATTTTTTTCACTCATTGTGTCCCTCGGCGTTGCTTTGTAATGTTGTCAGACAAGTGGGTACATCAGGTTTCCATCGCCAGTtatctttcctcctcctcctgtagACTCTGGCTGGCCGCTGTAATCTTCTCCCCCAACTGCAGGCGATCTACACCGCAGAGTGCATGTCACAATAAAGCGCTGCAGGAAAAG GCTGTTTCCCTGCACCAGGCAGGCTGCTACGAAGTTGTAAGATCGATTCTGAGAACATTAGACCCAGATTTAAAGACGAGTTTCCTTTTAAG GTCGCCTCGTGTGGACCTTCTTCCACCACTGCACCATCTATCACGGCGCTTTCCAGCTGGGGCCGCCGGTGCTCCCTGCACCAGTATGGACCCCTGGCCAGATCCTACTGgcttctccttcctcctcaGCCCGCAACTGGCGCTGGACCCAGATACCCGACCACCCCTGCAGAGCCAGAGGGGATCCACTCTGGAATACAGACGAGACCCTGTAGACGAGACTCTTTCCTCCTCTTCCATCTGCCACCTAGCGGTCAAAGAGCAAGAAAAGGTAGAAGGTGATGCGCAGCATTCTGGGGTGGCTTGGCCACACactgtttatgtgtttattaacCCAGCCCTGTCCAGGCATTCAGTAGGAAGACATTTCTTCTTGATATGA
- the LOC114800934 gene encoding uncharacterized protein LOC114800934 isoform X1: protein MYCCYELFCLNAMVLCYLFMHMLHYDPAGPSMPSSAEHNSPLNPQLLSVAPKDTRRLLEVYVKRSLSLNDGRPATPVERRKPEKWSGLAEKNRRERKHSSDSSIHLMPDTPQFEAVVSEPFSGASMPSDVQATVKSKTKCKEPKKTILSSFAEKKKRISRHSSNVSSSSKPAVVENEIATNEPPDPTQPEGSTGKEKKSKDGSKKSKKPSLWKSFLGYFTQGGSDKDEGDSSHTKPVDPRPVEPPTPPPSCLPLPGTFSTGESGPVKPSKPLKRAFSRRKMSFRKNASEGHEKTMEKPSTLDLSNATKPYIKSVEHTNSYYEKMSDEFKKIVTEVKETPTVEEVTFLQPTVSGDIDAACLSKEEVTERIIQLIKEEGDAINSKLKYSPSISNFFQKLTYGSFQNLADHYMESEISSKPAQAAVAAPELVKLAFTLDFTARVAGLSRQAAGNVMGFGSQYLQDRFTHMSESHPQQTD, encoded by the exons ATGTATTGCTGCTATGAATTGTTTTGTCTAAACGCCATGGTTTTGTGTTACCTGTTTATGCATATGTTGCATTATGACCCGGCAGGCCCGAGCATGCCTTCGTCAGCGGAACACAACTCGCCGCTGAACCCTCAGCTGCTGTCAGTGGCCCCCAAAGACACCAGACGTCTTCTGGAGGTGTACGTGAAGCGCAGCCTCAGTCTGAACGATGGACGTCCCGCCACGCCGGTGGAGCGCAGGAAGCCCGAGAAGTGGTCTGGTCTGGCCGAGAAGAACAGACGCGAACGGAAACACTCCAGTGATAGTTCTATCCACCTGATGCCTGACACCCCACAGTTCGAAGCTGTTGTATCTGAGCCCTTTTCAGGAGCTTCCATGCCCAGTGACGTCCAGGCGACCGTGAAAAGCAAGACAAAGTGTAAAGAGCCGAAGAAGACCATTCTGTCCTCTTTTGCTGAAAAGAAGAAACGCATCAGCAGACACTCCAGCAATGTCTCGTCCAGTTCTAAACCTGCCGTGGTAGAAAACGAGATAGCCACCAATGAACCTCCTGATCCTACCCAGCCTGAGGGTTCCACTGGGAAAGAGAAGAAGTCCAAAGATGGTagcaagaaaagcaaaaagccCTCCTTGTGGAAATCTTTCTTGGGTTATTTTACACAGGGTGGAAGTGATAAAGATGAAGGTGACTCAAGTCACACCAAACCCGTGGATCCCAGACCGGTGGAGCCCCCAACCCCTCCGCCATCATGCCTACCACTCCCTGGAACGTTCTCTACGGGAGAAAGTGGACCTGTAAAGCCCAGTAAACCCTTAAAGAGAGCATTTTCCCGTCGGAAAATGTCTTTCAGGAAAAATGCATCAGAAGGCCATGAAAAGACGATGGAGAAGCCCTCAACTCTGGACCTGAGCAACGCAACAAAACCAT ATATAAAGAGTGTAGAGCACACAAACTCATATTATGAAAAAATGTCGGACGAGTTTAAGAAGATAGTTACAGAAGTGAAGGAGACGCCGACCGTAGAAGAAGTTACCTTTCTTCAACCCACAGTGTCAGGTGACATAGACGCTGCATGCC TATCGAAAGAAGAGGTGACAGAAAGGATCATACAGCTCATCAAAGAAGAAGGAGATGCCATCAATTCAAAA CTGAAATATAGCCCGTCCATCAGCAACTTCTTCCAGAAACTGACCTACGGCTCCTTCCAGAATCTGGCAGACCACTACATGGAATCAGAGATTTCAAGTAAGCCGGCCCAGGCAGCGGTGGCGGCCCCGGAGCTGGTGAAGCTCGCCTTCACCCTGGACTTCACCGCTAGAGTCGCCGGCCTCTCCAGGCAAGCAGCTGGCAACGTCATGGGCTTCGGGAGCCAGTACCTCCAGGACCGCTTCACCCACATGAGCGAGTCTCACCCGCAGCAGACGGACTGA
- the LOC114800934 gene encoding uncharacterized protein LOC114800934 isoform X2: MPSSAEHNSPLNPQLLSVAPKDTRRLLEVYVKRSLSLNDGRPATPVERRKPEKWSGLAEKNRRERKHSSDSSIHLMPDTPQFEAVVSEPFSGASMPSDVQATVKSKTKCKEPKKTILSSFAEKKKRISRHSSNVSSSSKPAVVENEIATNEPPDPTQPEGSTGKEKKSKDGSKKSKKPSLWKSFLGYFTQGGSDKDEGDSSHTKPVDPRPVEPPTPPPSCLPLPGTFSTGESGPVKPSKPLKRAFSRRKMSFRKNASEGHEKTMEKPSTLDLSNATKPYIKSVEHTNSYYEKMSDEFKKIVTEVKETPTVEEVTFLQPTVSGDIDAACLSKEEVTERIIQLIKEEGDAINSKLKYSPSISNFFQKLTYGSFQNLADHYMESEISSKPAQAAVAAPELVKLAFTLDFTARVAGLSRQAAGNVMGFGSQYLQDRFTHMSESHPQQTD, encoded by the exons ATGCCTTCGTCAGCGGAACACAACTCGCCGCTGAACCCTCAGCTGCTGTCAGTGGCCCCCAAAGACACCAGACGTCTTCTGGAGGTGTACGTGAAGCGCAGCCTCAGTCTGAACGATGGACGTCCCGCCACGCCGGTGGAGCGCAGGAAGCCCGAGAAGTGGTCTGGTCTGGCCGAGAAGAACAGACGCGAACGGAAACACTCCAGTGATAGTTCTATCCACCTGATGCCTGACACCCCACAGTTCGAAGCTGTTGTATCTGAGCCCTTTTCAGGAGCTTCCATGCCCAGTGACGTCCAGGCGACCGTGAAAAGCAAGACAAAGTGTAAAGAGCCGAAGAAGACCATTCTGTCCTCTTTTGCTGAAAAGAAGAAACGCATCAGCAGACACTCCAGCAATGTCTCGTCCAGTTCTAAACCTGCCGTGGTAGAAAACGAGATAGCCACCAATGAACCTCCTGATCCTACCCAGCCTGAGGGTTCCACTGGGAAAGAGAAGAAGTCCAAAGATGGTagcaagaaaagcaaaaagccCTCCTTGTGGAAATCTTTCTTGGGTTATTTTACACAGGGTGGAAGTGATAAAGATGAAGGTGACTCAAGTCACACCAAACCCGTGGATCCCAGACCGGTGGAGCCCCCAACCCCTCCGCCATCATGCCTACCACTCCCTGGAACGTTCTCTACGGGAGAAAGTGGACCTGTAAAGCCCAGTAAACCCTTAAAGAGAGCATTTTCCCGTCGGAAAATGTCTTTCAGGAAAAATGCATCAGAAGGCCATGAAAAGACGATGGAGAAGCCCTCAACTCTGGACCTGAGCAACGCAACAAAACCAT ATATAAAGAGTGTAGAGCACACAAACTCATATTATGAAAAAATGTCGGACGAGTTTAAGAAGATAGTTACAGAAGTGAAGGAGACGCCGACCGTAGAAGAAGTTACCTTTCTTCAACCCACAGTGTCAGGTGACATAGACGCTGCATGCC TATCGAAAGAAGAGGTGACAGAAAGGATCATACAGCTCATCAAAGAAGAAGGAGATGCCATCAATTCAAAA CTGAAATATAGCCCGTCCATCAGCAACTTCTTCCAGAAACTGACCTACGGCTCCTTCCAGAATCTGGCAGACCACTACATGGAATCAGAGATTTCAAGTAAGCCGGCCCAGGCAGCGGTGGCGGCCCCGGAGCTGGTGAAGCTCGCCTTCACCCTGGACTTCACCGCTAGAGTCGCCGGCCTCTCCAGGCAAGCAGCTGGCAACGTCATGGGCTTCGGGAGCCAGTACCTCCAGGACCGCTTCACCCACATGAGCGAGTCTCACCCGCAGCAGACGGACTGA
- the LOC114800666 gene encoding potassium voltage-gated channel subfamily A member 10 has product MEVPLVNFENLDDIGINMGDPSDSGYPTSPTSDAAEHQQVTPRMTSPTHSGQRGQQQGQPSTPPVHTKIVHSSCTSLISNWKILMNNEGSPCDSIFNKAAKDYCEDIFGEKQALEDGEQKVVINVSGLKYETQLKTLTQFPDTLLGDPKKRMSYFDPMKNEYFFDRNRPSFDGILYYYQSGGKIRRPANVPLEIFADEIVFYELGQEAVEQFREDEGFIREPEVLLPTNELHRQFWLLFEYPESSSAARSVALVSVLVIVISIVIFCLETLPEFRDDLHFPAVGGNLNQTHNGDGTAFPPSVAPKTLASTFSDPFFIVETICIVWFCFELGVRFVVCPSKSEFFNNIMNVIDIFSIVPYFITLATDLLTTPDANAGQNMSLAILRVIRLVRVFRIFKLSRHSKGLQILGQTLKASMRELGLLIFFLFIGVILFSSAIYFAEVDEPQTQFVSIPEGFWWAVVTMTTVGYGDMSPITMGGKMVGTLCAIAGVLTIALPVPVIVSNFNYFYHRETEQEDKQIMDAAGEAAQKAAANNKYSSNISLDKSNGNWQSEKNGI; this is encoded by the coding sequence ATGGAGGTCCCGTTGGTAAACTTTGAGAATCTTGATGACATTGGCATCAACATGGGTGACCCCAGCGACTCAGGGTACCCCACCTCACCCACCTCTGATGCAGCCGAGCACCAACAGGTGACCCCTCGAATGACATCCCCCACACATTCAGGACAGAGGGGACAGCAGCAAGGCCAGCCCAGCACACCTCCAGTGCACACCAAAATTGTCCATTCTAGTTGCACTAGCCTGATCTCCAACTGGAAGATACTGATGAACAACGAGGGGAGCCCATGTGATAGCATTTTCAACAAGGCAGCAAAGGACTACTGTGAGGACATTTTTGGAGAAAAACAAGCTCTGGAGGATGGGGAACAAAAGGTGGTGATTAACGTTTCAGGCCTTAAGTATGAAACCCAGCTAAAGACCCTGACGCAATTCCCTGACACACTCCTTGGGGATCCCAAAAAGAGGATGAGCTACTTCGACCCAATGAAAAATGAATACTTTTTTGACCGGAACAGACCTAGCTTTGATGGAATTCTGTACTATTACCAATCTGGAGGCAAGATTCGAAGGCCAGCGAATGTCCCTTTGGAAATCTTTGCGGATGAAATTGTGTTCTATGAGCTCGGGCAAGAGGCCGTGGAACAGTTTCGAGAGGATGAAGGGTTTATCAGAGAGCCTGAGGTCCTCCTTCCCACAAATGAGCTCCATCGGCAATTCTGGCTGTTATTTGAGTATCCCGAGAGTTCGAGTGCTGCCAGGTCGGTAGCTTTAGTGTCTGTTTTGGTCATTGTCATATCCATAGTGATCTTCTGCCTGGAAACGTTACCTGAGTTCCGTGATGACCTGCACTTTCCGGCTGTTGGTGGCAATCTGAATCAAACCCACAATGGGGACGGCACCGCATTCCCTCCGAGTGTAGCACCCAAAACCCTTGCTTCCACTTTCTCTGACCCATTTTTTATTGTTGAGACCATTTGCATTGTCTGGTTTTGCTTTGAACTTGGTGTCCGTTTTGTTGTATGTCCCAGCAAGAGTGAATTCTTCAACAATATCATGAACGTCATTGATATTTTCTCCATCGTCCCTTATTTCATCACCTTGGCAACAGACCTCTTGACCACACCAGATGCCAATGCGGGTCAGAACATGTCTCTGGCCATCCTCAGAGTCATCAGGCTAGTCCGAGTGTTTCGAATTTTCAAGCTCTCTCGACACTCCAAAGGTCTACAGATTCTGGGCCAGACGCTGAAAGCCAGTATGAGAGAACTAGGGctgctcatcttcttcctctttaTTGGAGTCATCCTCTTCTCCAGTGCCATTTACTTTGCTGAGGTGGATGAGCCACAGACACAATTTGTGAGCATTCCTGAGGGCTTCTGGTGGGCAGTGGTCACCATGACTACTGTTGGTTATGGGGACATGAGCCCTATCACTATGGGTGGGAAAATGGTCGGCACTTTATGTGCCATAGCAGGTGTGCTAACCATTGCTCTCCCTGTGCCTGTCATTGTCTCCAACTTCAACTATTTCTACCATCGGGAAACAGAGCAGGAAGACAAGCAAATCATGGATGCCGCTGGAGAGGCTGCCCAGAAAGCAGCAGCCAACAATAAGTACAGCAGCAACATTTCTCTCGACAAAAGCAACGGGAACTGGCAAAGTGagaaaaatggcatttaa